The region TTCATCACTTGAATACTTAGTAAATTCTTCTGTATATTTATTAACCCTGAACATTACACCTTCTTTGTTTATAACAGCAGTAATAGCATTTGAATTATCTATAATTGTAGAAACGAAATCTCTTTGTTTTATTATCTGATTTTCTAATTCTTTTTCATTAGTAATATTTCTAATTGTTAAATATAAATAATCCCTTTCAAAAAGGTTTATAGCAGTTGCATTTACTTTTACATCAATTATAGTTCCATCTTTTAATTTATGTCTTGTTTCAAAAGTATCCCATCCATTTTCTAAAATGTGTTTTTCAATTTCTAAAAATGATTTTTCATTAGAAAAAAAATCCAAATCATCTATATGTAAAGTTAAAAACTTTTCTTTTTCATAGCCATATAGATTACAAGCTTTAGGATTTACATCTTCTATTTTTTTATTTTTCCTATCAACTAAGATTATTGCATCAAGAGAATAGTTATATAAAGAACTAAATTTTATATTTGCTTTTTTAACTTCTTTTATACTATTTTTATATTCTAATAATAAACTTCCAACTTTTTTAATCATAGAATTAATTCCAGATTGCATTTGGCCTATTTCATCATTATCAGAAATGATTATTTGCGTATCTAAATTACCTTTTTCAGCCTCTTGCAATGTTTTTAAAGAGTTTTGGATTCTATTTGCAACTAGTTTTTGCGTAAACAATATAATTGAAAATGAAGTTAAAAAAGCAAGTAGAAGTGATCCCAAAATACTATAAGATATAATTTTTTGTTCAATTCTATCTAGTTTTTTTGTATCTATTGATAATACAATTCTGTAAAGAGAATTATTTGAAGTACTATTTTTAAGATTACCAATAGAGATTAATGTAGCTTTTTTATAAATAAATTTTTCTTCATTTTTTTTAAATAACCAAGTTTTATCAAAATCTGGAACTTCTTGAATTTTTCTACCAAGATAAGTTGTGTCACTTGATACTATTATTAGCTCATTACTTCCAACAATAAATCCTTTTTTATATTCTTGTCCAATTAATCTAGAGATATAATCCTTTCTAGAGATTGAACTAATAGGTATCTCCTCTTCTGCAATCATTTTATTTATAAGGTGTATTCTATCTTTAATATTAGCTTTAATTGTAGATGTATATATTTCTGAATATACATATCCCATAATACTAAAAGAGATAAATTCTATAATACCAACTATTGTGGCAATTTTTATGATAAAACCTATACTAAATTTTTTCATGGTTCATAAACCGGTGTATCTTCAAAAGATTCTAATTTTGTAAAATCTTCTTTTTCATATCTAGAATTTTTAGGTGCAATATGACCTAAAATTTCTATACTATCCTGAGGATTTTTTATATTTGGTTTCCAAGTTGCAGCATATGTACTTTGTTGTAAATGATGACTAATAGGATCCATAAAAGCAGCAGAATCTTGCATCCTTTCATCTGCACTAGCTTTATAGTTTTCTAACTCTTTTATAATCAAATGATTATTAGTTGAATTAACCTTTTTAATTGCATTTAATAAAGCTTTTGTAGCAAGATATGAAGAATAAGTAACATGACCTGGATAATCTAATTTTGTTTTTTTATATCTTTTTCTATATTTTTCTACAAAATCTTTTGTTCCTTTTGTATTTAGATTCCAAGACCAATTAACACCAAACAAAGGACGAATACTACCAGGAGCTAAATACAAATCTTCCCAATCTATTTCACCAACAACCCAATATTGTTCTTCAAAAGTTTTTGGTTCAATTTGTGCAAATAACTTCACTTGATTATTGCCACTAATATTAACAGCAACTACATCTGCATCGATAGATTTAATCTCATTTACTATGATTTGTGGATCATTAAAAGAGGGATTTACATATATCTCTGATACTATTTTTCCTCCATATTCATAAATATAAGGTTTAGAAGCACTAGCACTACTTCTTCCCCCAATTATTGTCTTCTGATAATAATATTACTTTTTTTCTTTTTGATTTTTCTAATGCAAATTTAAGTAGTGTTTTATTGTAATTTGCTGCATTTGCATCAAATACAAATTTTGTTCTATGGGCATGTTCTACAGATTGTGAAGGAGCAGAAGAGTTAGTATTTATAAAAATAACTCCATATTTTTGGCAAACATCTGACATACTTGTAGCAACTCCAGAATTCACGGCACCAAGCATAAAACTAATTTTATTAATAGTTATTAAGTCTTCTGCAACTTTTGCTGCTTTTTCTGTATCTAAAGTAGGATTTTGTTGAACAAGAATAATACTCCTACCTAAAACTCCTCCTGAATTATTAAATTCATCTACAGCCATTTGTGCTCCACGCCAATCTGCTTCAGAATGGATACTAAAACGCCCTGTTGAAGGAGAAACATGTGCAATAATAATTGGTTTAATCTCTTTTGCAAAAGAAGGAAATATAAAAGAATAATTTATAATAAGTAAGGATAAGACTAGATAAGTAAAATTATTTATATTTTTAATATTCATTTTAAAATCTTTTATAAAGTAAATTTATAATAATAGAATACCATAAAATAGTTGATTTATATTTGAATTAATTAGCTAAAAATTTGATTATTTAATTAAGTGGAGCGGGAAACGAGACTCGAACTCGCGACAATCTGCTTGGAAGGCAGAGGCTCTAGCCAACTGAGCTATTCCCGCAATAGAGCTTATTTATAAGGTGGTGGGTCATGAAGGACTCGAACCTTCGACCACTCGGTTATGAGCCGAGTGCTCTAACCAGCTGAGCTAATGACCCAACTGTATAAACAAACTCAAAATGGCGGACAAGGAGGGATTCGAACCCTCGGTACCGTTGCCAGTACGCATCCTTAGCAGGGATGTGGTTTCAGCCAACTCACCCACTTGTCCTCGTTTTAGGGTTGTAATTTTACTTCCTTTGTACTTAAATACATCTTAATTTTATAGTTTTTTTTGCGAATAATTATATTCATTATAGAAATTTCATTATTTAGTTTAAGTTTGTGGGTAGTATAATTTTCTAAAGAGGGAAATATTATGGACAATAAATTCAAAAAAATAGTTCCATTTTTAATAATTCTTTTAACAATATTTTTTATATTTGGTTCATATATCTTATATAAAAATGAGATTGTTAATATAAAAGAATACTCATATAATCGCATAAATCATAGTTTATATCATTTTAAAGAATACTTTTCAATATCAGAATCTTTTTTATTTGCAATGAAATATACCATAGAAGATAAACTAAATAATCACTGTCCATGCAATCATCCAAAATACAAACAAATAGATACAAATTCAGATATTTTTTCTTTGAAAGATAATGATTCAATTTTAGTGGGAATTAACAATTATGATTCAACAGAACTATTTAAAAATGAAATAAATAGCTCACTTTATTTAAAACCTATTTTTTTAGCAGCAAAAAAAGTATTACCAGATTTAAAAAAAATTTATTACAAGTCAAAAAATAAATTTATTTTTGTATCACCTGGTATGAATATAAATAACAATAAAGAATTAACCTTTAGATACACTTGCCCTTCATGGATAGATTCTATAAATAAAATTGATTCCTATAAACAGTTTATAATTACTAAAGCATATATTAACAATGTTTCAAAAGAAAAATTAATTACACTTTCTCTTCCTATTTATAAAAATAAAGATTTTTTAGGAATAGTATCTATTGACATAAAATTAGACACTTTAGTCTCTTATATAAATAAAATCCCTTTAAAAGGAAATATTTATATTATCGATGAAAATAACAATTCTGTTGCATCAAAATTTAATGAAGAATTAAATAAAAAAAATCAGTTTAACAAATCCTTTTTAATAAAAAAAGAGATTGTTGAAAATCAGTTATATATTGCTTATCCACTTAATGAAAAGAAAATAAGAGAAGAAGCATTTTATAAAAGTTTAGGGAAGATTTTTATTTTATTTTTAATTTTTATTATTAGCATTATATTACTGTATTTAAAAAATCTTTTAATAAAAGTTCAAAACCTTGCTAATACAGACTCTTTGACTAATATACTTAATAGAAGGGCTATGAAAGAAGCTATTGAGAATCAAATAAAAATTAGTAGAAGATATAATCAACCTTTATCTTTTTTACTAATTGATATAGACTACTTTAAAAAAGTAAATGATAATTATGGTCATCAAATAGGAGATTTAGTATTAGTTGAAATTTCAAAACTTTTTAAGCAACTCATTAGAGCTTGTGATATTGCAGGAAGATATGGAGGTGAAGAGTTTTTGATTACTTTAGCAAATACAGATATAAATGAAGCTTTTATTATGGCTGAAAGATTGAGAAAATTAATTAATCAAATAAAAATAAAAAATACAGATATCAATTTAACTGTTAGTATTGGCTGCTATTTCTTAAAAGATGAAGATGATTATGATTCTATATTAAAAAATGTTGATAAGCTTTTATATAAGGCTAAAAATGAAGGAAGAGATCAAACGGTGAAAGAAGATTTAGATGTTATCTAATATCTTCTCTACAACTTCTTTTGGATTTGAAGCTTTATAGATAGGTCTACCTACAACTATAAAGTCAACTTTGTTTTCTTTTGCAAATGGTATATCTGCAACTCTTTTTTGGTCACCTGAATCTTCACCAAAAGGTCTGATTCCTGGACATAAAGTTATAAATTCATCTGAAGTATTTGTTTTAATATCAAGACTCTCAAAAGCAGAACAAACAACACCATCAATACCTGATTGGAAAGTATCAACTGCCATCTTAGTTGCTTTTGTTTTTATATCTTCATTATATACAGCTTTGAACTCATCATTATCAAATGATGTAAGAGCAGTAACAGCTAAAACTAAAGGTTTATTTGGAATATCTTTGATTCTATCCATAACTGTTTTCATGGCTCTACTACCTGCACTTGCATGTACAT is a window of Halarcobacter sp. DNA encoding:
- a CDS encoding diguanylate cyclase, translating into MDNKFKKIVPFLIILLTIFFIFGSYILYKNEIVNIKEYSYNRINHSLYHFKEYFSISESFLFAMKYTIEDKLNNHCPCNHPKYKQIDTNSDIFSLKDNDSILVGINNYDSTELFKNEINSSLYLKPIFLAAKKVLPDLKKIYYKSKNKFIFVSPGMNINNNKELTFRYTCPSWIDSINKIDSYKQFIITKAYINNVSKEKLITLSLPIYKNKDFLGIVSIDIKLDTLVSYINKIPLKGNIYIIDENNNSVASKFNEELNKKNQFNKSFLIKKEIVENQLYIAYPLNEKKIREEAFYKSLGKIFILFLIFIISIILLYLKNLLIKVQNLANTDSLTNILNRRAMKEAIENQIKISRRYNQPLSFLLIDIDYFKKVNDNYGHQIGDLVLVEISKLFKQLIRACDIAGRYGGEEFLITLANTDINEAFIMAERLRKLINQIKIKNTDINLTVSIGCYFLKDEDDYDSILKNVDKLLYKAKNEGRDQTVKEDLDVI
- a CDS encoding ABC transporter substrate-binding protein, with protein sequence MNIKNINNFTYLVLSLLIINYSFIFPSFAKEIKPIIIAHVSPSTGRFSIHSEADWRGAQMAVDEFNNSGGVLGRSIILVQQNPTLDTEKAAKVAEDLITINKISFMLGAVNSGVATSMSDVCQKYGVIFINTNSSAPSQSVEHAHRTKFVFDANAANYNKTLLKFALEKSKRKKVILLSEDNNWGKK
- a CDS encoding ABC transporter substrate-binding protein, translated to MIGGRSSASASKPYIYEYGGKIVSEIYVNPSFNDPQIIVNEIKSIDADVVAVNISGNNQVKLFAQIEPKTFEEQYWVVGEIDWEDLYLAPGSIRPLFGVNWSWNLNTKGTKDFVEKYRKRYKKTKLDYPGHVTYSSYLATKALLNAIKKVNSTNNHLIIKELENYKASADERMQDSAAFMDPISHHLQQSTYAATWKPNIKNPQDSIEILGHIAPKNSRYEKEDFTKLESFEDTPVYEP
- the pyrF gene encoding orotidine-5'-phosphate decarboxylase — its product is MKLCVSLDLPSAKENLAIVEQIKDYDVWLKVGLRSYTRDGKKFLEDLKAINPSFKIFLDLKLYDIPNTMADAAEEISRFGLVDMFNVHASAGSRAMKTVMDRIKDIPNKPLVLAVTALTSFDNDEFKAVYNEDIKTKATKMAVDTFQSGIDGVVCSAFESLDIKTNTSDEFITLCPGIRPFGEDSGDQKRVADIPFAKENKVDFIVVGRPIYKASNPKEVVEKILDNI